A genomic window from Brassica oleracea var. oleracea cultivar TO1000 chromosome C8, BOL, whole genome shotgun sequence includes:
- the LOC106308993 gene encoding receptor-like kinase TMK2: MSRSDMSSRPDLAKFRSLCLVICFLAVVTSARVSPRRNLDSPDLRIATLFAIAEDVGLPHVHAESWVGNDTCQQWYGISCTDGVITAIAFINSNLTGIISPRFAELSSLSEIDLAHNRLTGIIPLELLTKLKKLVILDVSYNDLHGKIPKVRKEVVFAEGNTQIEKDRVISRQSFVWIGIGIGFLLAGVIGVLYYYISGD, translated from the coding sequence ATGTCTCGGTCAGATATGAGTTCGAGACCGGATCTAGCGAAGTTCAGAAGTCTCTGCCTTGTAATCTGTTTCTTGGCTGTGGTTACCTCGGCACGTGTGAGTCCGAGAAGAAATTTGGATTCTCCGGATCTCAGAATCGCTACTCTGTTTGCTATAGCTGAAGATGTAGGTTTACCGCATGTACATGCAGAGAGTTGGGTAGGAAATGATACTTGTCAACAATGGTACGGGATCTCCTGTACAGATGGTGTCATCACGGCGATAGCCTTTATAAACTCCAATCTGACAGGTATCATATCTCCCAGATTCGCAGAGCTCAGTTCTCTGAGTGAAATTGATCTGGCTCATAACAGACTTACCGGCATCATCCCTCTCGAGCTTCTTACCAAGTTGAAGAAACTGGTCATTCTTGATGTTTCCTATAATGACCTGCATGGTAAAATTCCAAAGGTTAGGAAAGAGGTTGTATTTGCTGAAGGCAACACGCAGATTGAGAAGGATCGGGTTATCTCGAGACAGTCTTTCGTTTGGATTGGTATTGGGATAGGGTTTCTGCTCGCTGGAGTAATAGGAGTTCTATATTACTATATATCTGGTGATTAG
- the LOC106307707 gene encoding probable protein phosphatase 2C 9 — protein sequence MGKFCCFTSPSEVVGRSGKGRSDEGSIKYGFSLVKGKANHPMEDYHVANFINIQDHELGLFAIYDGHMGDTVPAYLQKHLFSNILKEGEFWVDPRRSIAKAYEKTDQAILSNSSDLGRGGSTAVTAILINGRKLWVANVGDSRAVLSKGGRAVQMSTDHEPRAERSSIEDRGGFVSNLPGDVPRVNGQLAVSRAFGDKGLKTHLSSEPDIRDVVVDSQTDVLLLASDGIWKVMTNEEAMEIAKRVKDPQKAAKELTAEALRRESKDDISCVVVRFR from the exons ATGGGAAAGTTTTGTTGCTTCACTTCCCCTTCCGAG GTTGTGGGTCGATCTGGTAAAGGAAGAAGTGACGAAGGGTCGATCAAGTACGGTTTCAGTCTAGTGAAAGGCAAAGCTAACCATCCCATGGAGGATTATCACGTCGCTAACTTCATCAACATCCAAGACCACGAGCTAGGTCTCTTCGCTATCTACGACGGTCACATGGGTGATACTGTCCCTGCCTACTTGCAGAAGCACCTCTTCTCCAACATCCTCAAGGAG GGAGAGTTTTGGGTTGATCCACGAAGGTCTATAGCAAAGGCTTACGAGAAGACGGACCAAGCCATTCTTTCGAATAGTTCTGACTTGGGACGCGGCGGGTCTACGGCTGTCACGGCTATATTGATCAATGGGAGGAAGCTGTGGGTAGCTAACGTTGGTGATTCACGAGCGGTTCTTTCGAAAGGAGGTAGGGCAGTGCAGATGAGTACGGATCATGAGCCACGTGCTGAACGGTCGAGTATTGAGGATAGAGGTGGATTTGTATCCAATCTACCAG GTGATGTTCCTCGGGTGAATGGTCAGTTAGCGGTGTCTCGTGCCTTTGGAGATAAGGGACTTAAGACACATCTGAGTTCAGAGCCTGACATTAGAGATGTTGTTGTAGATAGCCAGACGGATGTTCTTCTCCTGGCCAGTGATGGCATTTGGAAG GTGATGACAAATGAGGAGGCGATGGAGATAGCTAAAAGGGTGAAAGATCCACAGAAGGCGGCCAAGGAGCTAACAGCTGAAGCGTTGAGAAGAGAGAGTAAAGACGACATATCTTGTGTCGTGGTCCGTTTCAGATGA
- the LOC106307672 gene encoding UDP-glycosyltransferase 85A5-like, which translates to MASHAVSNGQKPHVVCVPFPAQGHINPMMKAAKLLHAKGFHVTFVNNVYNHNRLLRSRGANALDGVPSFRFESIPDGLAETDGDRMQDVPSLCESTMTNCLAPFKELLQRINARDDVPPVTCIVSDGLMTFTLDAAEELGVPNVLFWTTSACGFLAYLYFDRLVEKGLCPIKDENCLDTEIDWIPTMKNLRLKDIPSFIRATNRDDIMLNCFLHEVDRVKRASAIILNTFDDLEHDTIQAIQSITPPVYFIGPLHLLVNRDIDKDTEIGHMGSNLWREDTKCVDWLDNKPRNSVVYVNFGSITVMSAKHLVEFAWGLAATGKDFLWVIRPDLVDGELAVVPTEFLTETAERRMIATWCPQEKVLSHPAIGGFLTHSGWNSTLESLCGGVPMVCWPFFAEQQTNCKFCRDEWEVGMEIGGDVKREEVDAVVRELMDGEKGKKMREKAEKWRLLAEEATEPKRGSSELNFQMVVDKVLLGRG; encoded by the exons ATGGCATCTCATGCAGTTTCTAACGGACAAAAACCACACGTAGTTTGCGTGCCTTTCCCTGCTCAAGGCCACATCAACCCGATGATGAAAGCGGCTAAACTCCTCCACGCCAAAGGCTTCCACGTCACCTTCGTAAACAACGTTTACAACCACAACCGTCTCCTCCGGTCACGTGGTGCCAACGCGCTCGACGGTGTTCCTTCGTTCCGGTTCGAGTCTATCCCTGACGGTCTAGCGGAGACCGATGGGGATAGGATGCAGGATGTCCCTTCTCTTTGCGAGTCCACCATGACGAACTGTCTGGCTCCGTTCAAGGAACTTCTTCAGCGGATCAACGCTCGAGATGATGTTCCTCCGGTGACATGTATTGTGTCAGACGGTTTGATGACTTTCACTCTTGACGCTGCGGAGGAGCTCGGTGTCCCGAATGTTCTTTTCTGGACCACAAGTGCTTGTGGCTTCTTGGCTTATCTAT ACTTCGACCGTTTGGTCGAAAAGGGGCTATGCCCAATAAAAG ATGAGAATTGCTTAGACACAGAAATAGATTGGATTCCAACGATGAAAAACCTAAGACTAAAGGACATCCCAAGCTTCATCCGTGCGACTAATCGCGACGACATAATGCTCAATTGTTTTCTCCATGAGGTTGACCGAGTCAAACGTGCTTCTGCTATCATTCTCAACACATTCGATGATCTCGAGCATGACACCATACAAGCTATTCAATCCATTACACCTCCTGTGTACTTTATTGGACCGCTCCATCTACTAGTGAACCGGGATATCGATAAAGATACCGAGATCGGACACATGGGGTCGAATCTTTGGAGAGAAGATACAAAGTGTGTGGACTGGCTCGACAATAAGCCTAGAAATAGCGTTGTTTACGTAAACTTCGGTAGCATAACCGTGATGAGCGCGAAACACCTCGTGGAGTTTGCTTGGGGCTTAGCAGCGACAGGGAAAGATTTCTTGTGGGTGATCAGACCGGACCTAGTTGATGGTGAACTGGCTGTTGTTCCAACAGAGTTTTTGACGGAGACAGCGGAGAGGAGGATGATAGCGACTTGGTGTCCTCAGGAGAAAGTTCTGTCTCATCCGGCGATAGGAGGGTTTTTAACGCATAGTGGGTGGAACTCGACTTTGGAGAGTCTTTGCGGTGGAGTTCCGATGGTGTGTTGGCCGTTCTTTGCTGAGCAACAAACGAACTGTAAGTTCTGTCGTGACGAGTGGGAGGTGGGGATGGAGATCGGTGGAGATGTGAAGAGGGAGGAGGTTGACGCGGTGGTTAGAGAGCTGATGGATGGAGAGAAAGGAAAGAAAATGAGGGAGAAGGCGGAGAAGTGGCGGCTCTTGGCAGAGGAAGCGACTGAGCCTAAGCGTGGTTCGTCGGAGTTAAATTTCCAGATGGTTGTTGACAAGGTTCTCTTAGGGCGTGGCTAG